From the genome of Mycobacterium dioxanotrophicus, one region includes:
- a CDS encoding DUF2252 domain-containing protein — MISASRTNGSGHTVLAEVDSTSYQSLRHRPVSRAERYAIGKGLRKRVPRRTLADWDLRIGRPDPVQLITISHEGRVDRLIPVRVGRMVASPYGFLRGSAVVMAEDVAHLPSTGINPVVCGDAHLGNFGFYASPERDLVIDLNDFDEAHPGGWEWDLRRLVASIWVAGRHNGASEEQCATSVQACVASYRKQIRWLADQPLFARSFQRIGADELAAEAGGKLQDEVNRATKRARNRTSDRALPRFTEEVAGVRRLVEEPPLITRLSEPDADQLAEALDEYLCTLAPHWRRMLGGYTLVDVAHKVVGVGSVGLRAYVALLEGSTADDVIFLQLKQARRSVLARYVHGESAWHAHQGQRVVEYQQALQTVSDPLLGWTSMDGRQYYVRQFRNMKGTIPLDAIDAAALTDYAGVVGQLLAKGHARTSGASMIAGYMGCSDRVDQALCLFARRYADQTEADHAALVAAVDRGLLPVERGV; from the coding sequence GTGATCAGCGCTTCACGGACCAACGGCAGCGGCCACACTGTGCTGGCCGAGGTCGACAGCACCTCCTACCAGTCGCTGCGGCACCGACCGGTGTCGCGTGCCGAGCGGTACGCGATCGGTAAGGGGCTGCGGAAACGAGTTCCGCGTCGCACGCTGGCAGATTGGGATCTGCGCATCGGACGACCCGACCCGGTCCAGTTGATCACCATCAGCCACGAGGGCCGCGTCGATCGGCTCATCCCAGTGCGGGTCGGTCGCATGGTCGCGTCGCCGTACGGCTTTCTCCGTGGTTCGGCGGTGGTCATGGCCGAGGACGTCGCGCACCTTCCGAGCACCGGCATCAACCCGGTCGTCTGCGGTGACGCGCATCTGGGCAATTTCGGGTTCTACGCGTCGCCGGAGCGGGACCTGGTCATCGATCTCAACGATTTCGACGAGGCCCATCCCGGTGGCTGGGAATGGGATCTGCGTCGGTTGGTGGCCAGCATCTGGGTCGCGGGCCGGCACAACGGCGCCAGTGAAGAGCAGTGCGCCACCTCGGTGCAAGCCTGTGTTGCGTCCTACCGCAAGCAAATTCGCTGGCTGGCCGATCAACCGCTGTTCGCGCGGTCGTTCCAGCGGATCGGCGCCGACGAGCTGGCCGCCGAGGCTGGGGGCAAGCTGCAGGACGAGGTGAACCGCGCCACCAAGCGGGCCCGCAACCGCACGAGCGACCGCGCCCTGCCCCGGTTCACCGAGGAGGTCGCGGGAGTACGCCGGCTGGTCGAGGAGCCCCCGCTGATCACCCGGCTGTCCGAACCGGACGCTGATCAGCTCGCCGAGGCGCTCGACGAGTACCTGTGCACGTTGGCCCCGCACTGGCGTCGCATGCTCGGTGGGTACACGCTGGTCGACGTCGCGCACAAGGTGGTCGGGGTCGGCAGTGTCGGATTGCGAGCCTATGTGGCACTGCTCGAAGGCTCGACGGCTGACGACGTGATCTTCCTGCAGCTCAAACAGGCCCGCCGGTCGGTGCTCGCGCGGTATGTGCACGGCGAATCGGCCTGGCACGCCCACCAGGGGCAGCGGGTGGTGGAGTATCAGCAGGCGCTGCAGACCGTCAGCGATCCGCTGCTGGGCTGGACCAGCATGGACGGTCGGCAGTACTACGTGCGGCAGTTCCGCAACATGAAAGGCACCATTCCCCTGGATGCCATCGACGCGGCCGCACTCACCGACTACGCGGGGGTCGTCGGACAATTGCTCGCGAAAGGCCACGCCCGCACGAGTGGTGCGTCGATGATCGCCGGCTACATGGGCTGCTCCGACCGAGTGGACCAGGCGCTGTGCCTGTTCGCCCGGCGTTACGCCGACCAGACCGAGGCCGACCATGCTGCTCTGGTGGCCGCCGTGGATCGTGGACTGCTGCCCGTGGAGCGCGGCGTCTAA
- a CDS encoding zinc-dependent alcohol dehydrogenase family protein: MRAVVYPEVGVLPAVVDVGAPECPPDGVVVEVAATGVCRSDWHAWRGHDPVELPIIPGHEFAGTIAAIGADVTGWQVGDRVTVPFVLGCGRCEFCVAGDAQVCPDQLQPGFTLPGSFAQRVAVPRAQTNLVRLPDTVSFVAAAALGCRFATSFRAVVTHGAVQAGQWVAIHGCGGVGLSAVMIAKAFGANVVAVDRSPEALATAGALGADVLIDGSEIDDVATEVIHRTGGGAHIGVDAIGHPAVAATSVSALRRRGRHVQVGLLLGDAAQTALPMDRVIAQELAVLGSHGMPAVDYPAMLALLATGALDPERLVTRVVGLDEAGAALAAMDAPTGPGMTIIEPGRTR, translated from the coding sequence GTGCGAGCCGTGGTGTATCCCGAGGTCGGAGTGCTGCCTGCAGTTGTCGATGTCGGCGCTCCCGAATGCCCTCCCGACGGTGTAGTCGTCGAAGTGGCCGCCACCGGCGTGTGCCGTTCGGACTGGCATGCCTGGCGCGGTCACGATCCAGTCGAACTGCCCATCATCCCTGGACACGAGTTCGCCGGGACGATCGCTGCGATCGGCGCGGATGTCACCGGCTGGCAGGTCGGAGACCGCGTCACGGTGCCGTTCGTGCTGGGTTGTGGGCGGTGTGAGTTCTGCGTGGCCGGCGACGCGCAGGTGTGCCCCGACCAACTGCAGCCCGGCTTCACCCTGCCGGGATCCTTCGCTCAGCGGGTGGCTGTGCCACGCGCGCAGACCAACCTGGTGCGGCTGCCGGATACGGTTTCGTTCGTCGCGGCGGCGGCACTGGGATGCCGGTTCGCCACGTCGTTTCGTGCCGTGGTCACCCATGGCGCGGTACAGGCCGGTCAGTGGGTCGCGATCCATGGCTGCGGGGGCGTCGGCCTGTCGGCGGTGATGATCGCGAAAGCGTTCGGCGCCAACGTCGTTGCCGTCGACCGCAGCCCAGAAGCCCTCGCCACGGCCGGTGCACTCGGCGCCGACGTACTGATCGACGGCTCTGAGATCGACGATGTCGCAACCGAAGTCATCCATCGCACCGGGGGAGGTGCGCACATCGGAGTCGACGCCATCGGCCACCCCGCCGTCGCGGCGACCTCGGTGTCCGCACTGCGCCGTCGCGGTCGGCATGTCCAGGTGGGTTTGCTGCTCGGCGACGCGGCGCAGACCGCCCTGCCCATGGATCGCGTGATCGCCCAAGAGCTCGCGGTCCTCGGCTCGCACGGCATGCCCGCCGTGGACTATCCGGCGATGCTCGCACTCCTCGCAACCGGCGCGCTGGACCCGGAACGGTTGGTGACCCGGGTGGTGGGACTCGACGAGGCGGGTGCGGCGCTGGCCGCCATGGACGCACCGACGGGCCCCGGGATGACCATCATCGAACCCGGCCGTACACGGTGA
- a CDS encoding PIG-L deacetylase family protein has product MSEQPFPTDWQIALVLVPHPDDPEYGIGAAVAKWTDSGKTVHYALASRGERGIAGMPPEQTGPLREVEQRRSAALVGVSDVAFWDFPDSDIRDTPELRAKIATTVASLHPDVVVTIYSGASWAPDAPNQRDHIEFSHAVAAAFDSLVEPPAWLFENGPEPTHCEAVDGYTERAVESLAAHEVYLSVLDPHTPVVEQARRQVEMTTPVREAVGGRAVDFILKRHH; this is encoded by the coding sequence ATGAGCGAGCAACCGTTCCCCACGGACTGGCAGATCGCACTCGTGCTGGTGCCTCACCCGGACGATCCCGAGTACGGCATCGGCGCGGCCGTCGCCAAGTGGACTGATTCCGGCAAGACCGTGCATTACGCCCTGGCCTCCCGTGGCGAGCGGGGGATCGCCGGCATGCCGCCCGAGCAGACCGGACCGTTACGGGAAGTGGAGCAGCGCCGGTCGGCGGCTCTGGTCGGGGTCAGTGACGTGGCGTTCTGGGACTTTCCGGACAGCGACATTCGTGACACCCCCGAGCTGCGCGCCAAGATCGCCACGACCGTGGCGTCCTTGCACCCCGACGTCGTCGTCACCATCTACAGCGGCGCGAGTTGGGCGCCCGACGCGCCCAACCAGCGGGACCACATCGAGTTCTCGCACGCGGTCGCGGCGGCGTTTGATAGTTTGGTCGAGCCGCCGGCCTGGCTGTTCGAGAACGGGCCCGAGCCGACGCACTGCGAGGCGGTGGACGGTTACACCGAGCGGGCGGTCGAATCGCTTGCTGCCCATGAGGTTTACCTGTCTGTGCTCGACCCGCACACGCCCGTCGTCGAACAGGCCCGCCGCCAGGTGGAGATGACGACCCCGGTGCGGGAGGCGGTCGGCGGACGCGCCGTGGATTTCATTCTCAAGCGACACCACTGA
- a CDS encoding TetR/AcrR family transcriptional regulator — MKADPSSNGKVSGAGRPRDPRIDAAILRATADLLVEIGYSAVTMAAVAERAKTTKTALYRRWSSKAELVHEAAFPAAPSALATPAGDVAADVRAMISAARDVFTSPVVRAALPGLVADVAADPELNARVMARFTGMFAAVRDRVDDGITRGEVHADVDPDRLVEIIGGATMLRMLLWPGSDLDDEWVAQTTAIVVHGVTIG, encoded by the coding sequence ATGAAAGCAGACCCGTCTTCGAATGGCAAGGTTTCGGGCGCCGGGCGCCCCCGCGACCCGCGCATCGACGCTGCCATACTGCGCGCCACCGCGGATCTGCTTGTGGAAATCGGTTATTCGGCCGTCACCATGGCCGCCGTCGCCGAACGCGCAAAGACCACCAAGACGGCGCTCTACCGGAGGTGGTCGAGCAAAGCCGAGCTCGTGCACGAGGCCGCGTTCCCCGCGGCGCCGAGCGCGCTGGCCACCCCGGCAGGCGACGTCGCCGCCGACGTGCGCGCCATGATCAGCGCCGCACGCGACGTGTTCACCAGCCCGGTGGTGCGTGCCGCTCTGCCCGGGCTGGTCGCCGACGTGGCCGCCGACCCCGAGCTCAACGCACGGGTGATGGCCCGCTTCACCGGGATGTTCGCGGCGGTGCGCGACCGGGTGGACGACGGCATCACCCGCGGTGAGGTGCACGCCGACGTCGACCCGGACCGGCTCGTGGAGATCATCGGCGGGGCGACCATGCTGAGAATGCTGTTGTGGCCGGGCAGCGACCTCGATGACGAATGGGTGGCCCAGACCACCGCGATCGTGGTGCACGGTGTGACGATCGGTTGA
- a CDS encoding phosphotransferase family protein yields the protein MAAERAVEDVDRLQRSSRDTSDLPAVMSQWLSTVMPGGVAPEITVESGVDSNGMSSETIILTGRWTEDGEARQQQWVARVAPSDDDVPVFPAYRLGDQFEVMRLARELTDVPVPVVRWLEPTGEVLGRPFFLMDRVDGVVPPDVMPYTFGNNWFADATTEQQQTLQDSTVRVLAQLHAIPNAEKTFDFLTQADPPGDTALRRHFGWLKDWYEFAVPGIGRSPLVDRALHWLEENFPEDIAARESVLVWGDSRIGNVLYQDFTPAAVLDWEMATVGPREFDVAWIIYAHMVFQELCGMAGLPGLPDVLREDDVRATYREHSGVEVGDLKWFYVYSGVVWACVFMRTGARRVHFGEMEKPDDVETLFYHRPLLQRMIEETP from the coding sequence GTGGCCGCTGAACGGGCCGTAGAGGACGTCGACCGACTGCAACGGTCCAGTCGGGACACCAGCGATCTGCCCGCGGTGATGTCGCAGTGGCTGTCGACGGTGATGCCCGGCGGTGTGGCACCGGAGATCACCGTGGAAAGCGGCGTCGACTCCAACGGAATGTCCTCGGAGACCATCATTCTCACGGGCCGGTGGACCGAGGACGGCGAAGCCAGACAACAGCAGTGGGTGGCCCGCGTGGCGCCCAGCGACGACGACGTGCCCGTGTTTCCGGCGTACCGACTGGGCGATCAGTTCGAGGTGATGCGGCTCGCCCGCGAGCTGACCGATGTCCCGGTACCCGTGGTGCGCTGGCTGGAACCCACCGGCGAGGTGCTGGGCCGGCCGTTCTTCCTGATGGACCGGGTCGACGGGGTGGTCCCTCCTGACGTCATGCCCTACACGTTCGGCAACAACTGGTTCGCCGACGCCACCACCGAGCAGCAGCAGACCCTGCAGGACTCGACCGTGCGGGTGCTGGCCCAGCTGCACGCGATCCCCAACGCAGAGAAGACCTTTGACTTCCTGACCCAGGCCGATCCGCCGGGAGACACCGCGCTGCGCAGGCACTTCGGCTGGCTCAAGGACTGGTACGAATTCGCCGTACCGGGCATCGGCCGGTCACCGCTGGTCGATCGGGCGCTGCACTGGCTCGAAGAGAACTTCCCCGAGGACATCGCGGCACGCGAGTCCGTGCTGGTGTGGGGCGACTCGCGCATCGGCAACGTGCTCTACCAGGATTTCACGCCCGCCGCCGTACTCGATTGGGAGATGGCCACGGTGGGCCCGCGAGAGTTCGACGTCGCGTGGATCATCTACGCGCACATGGTCTTCCAGGAGCTGTGCGGCATGGCAGGCCTGCCCGGACTGCCCGATGTGCTGCGCGAGGACGATGTCCGCGCCACCTATCGCGAGCACAGCGGTGTCGAGGTCGGGGACCTGAAATGGTTCTACGTGTATTCCGGGGTGGTGTGGGCCTGCGTCTTCATGCGCACCGGCGCACGCCGCGTGCACTTCGGCGAGATGGAAAAACCTGACGACGTCGAAACCCTGTTCTACCACCGGCCACTGCTGCAACGCATGATCGAGGAGACACCATAG
- a CDS encoding DUF4345 family protein, with protein sequence MIVAVGVFFAGMGLYALAAPALLLRPFGLVPGEATARAEVRAVYGGFGLAMAAILGYAAVTPGQLRTGIIITVAAALAGMALGRIISGLIDGPTSFYPNWFYCLVEAAAAGGMISVA encoded by the coding sequence ATGATCGTCGCTGTCGGCGTGTTCTTCGCAGGGATGGGGCTCTACGCCCTCGCCGCCCCGGCATTGCTGCTGCGCCCGTTCGGGCTGGTGCCCGGCGAAGCCACTGCCCGCGCCGAGGTGCGAGCGGTCTACGGCGGATTCGGGCTGGCGATGGCGGCCATCCTCGGCTACGCCGCCGTCACGCCAGGGCAACTGCGCACCGGGATCATCATCACCGTGGCCGCCGCCCTGGCAGGAATGGCCCTGGGCCGCATCATCTCCGGGCTGATCGACGGACCAACCTCGTTCTATCCCAACTGGTTCTATTGCCTGGTCGAGGCCGCCGCGGCCGGCGGCATGATCTCGGTGGCCTAG
- a CDS encoding helix-turn-helix domain-containing protein, which produces MVSDAAAALPQTCCPTVWLWPGHALYAGPGLGLQPHSGSVWCLAVGVDAPLTVTAAGIAIVARSVLIPPRLTHHLSMDGVVVSCYLDPGSPRTASCRRQFAEFRGPVGVDHLDQQALTVAPHDDASALRWLDVAAPEIPHQIDPRIALVAKQIRDDPTRARSARELAAAAGLSDSRFLHLFRREVGTSLRRYRMWSRLVLAGRGLAAGQNLTTSAVDSGFASPSHLADSFKTTFGLSATRLLQTGLRIRTP; this is translated from the coding sequence ATGGTGTCCGATGCAGCTGCCGCGCTTCCACAAACCTGCTGTCCGACGGTGTGGTTGTGGCCAGGGCACGCGCTCTACGCCGGGCCGGGGCTTGGTCTGCAACCCCATTCCGGCTCGGTGTGGTGCCTGGCAGTCGGGGTTGACGCGCCACTGACCGTCACGGCTGCGGGCATCGCCATCGTCGCCCGCAGCGTGCTGATTCCGCCGCGGCTGACTCATCACTTGTCAATGGACGGGGTGGTGGTGTCGTGCTACCTCGATCCAGGCTCGCCGCGCACCGCGTCGTGCCGGCGGCAGTTCGCCGAATTCCGCGGCCCCGTCGGCGTGGATCACCTTGATCAGCAGGCTCTCACAGTGGCTCCACATGACGACGCATCCGCTCTCCGCTGGCTCGACGTGGCGGCTCCGGAGATACCGCACCAAATCGATCCACGGATTGCACTGGTGGCCAAGCAGATTCGTGACGATCCGACCCGCGCGAGGTCAGCCCGCGAGTTGGCAGCGGCCGCGGGGCTGTCCGATTCGCGCTTTCTGCACCTGTTCCGTCGCGAGGTCGGCACCAGCCTGCGGCGTTACCGGATGTGGAGTCGGCTGGTGTTGGCGGGTAGGGGCCTCGCGGCCGGTCAGAATCTGACCACGTCGGCCGTCGACTCCGGTTTCGCCAGCCCGTCGCATCTGGCGGACAGCTTCAAGACCACGTTCGGGCTGTCGGCGACACGGCTGCTACAGACCGGACTACGCATCCGCACGCCCTGA
- a CDS encoding flavin-containing monooxygenase, translating into MAATEPDYADVLIIGAGISGIGAAYRIHEKNPRLTYTILERRARIGGTWDLFRYPGIRSDSDIFTLSFPYEPWTRPETVADGADIREYLTATARRYGIDQHIRFDTRVLSADWDSTTDTWNVQAQHDGQARTYRARFVFFGTGYYNYDEPYTPGFPGIENFRGEVVHPQFWPEALDYTRKRVVVIGSGATAISLIPALARRAGHVTMLQRSPTYMLSLARIDPAVQRIRKMLPRSVSHQVVRFRNAMVQVLLFVMFRKAPEFGRRLVRNRTVAALPSGYPVDVHFRPRYNPWDQRMCFVVDDDLFEHISDGRADVVTDHIDHVDGDGIVLRSGARVDADIIVTATGLQLQALGGVTLSIDGTEMKPTERFVYKEYLLEDVPNMAWCIGYTNASWTLRADMTARAVAKLLAYMDSHGYTHAYPHRGPGPMQEKRTWDLEAGYIQRAEHALPRSGTKRPWHVRHNYLLDAIDHRFDRIEESMVFGRAPAVARSDSESGAESVA; encoded by the coding sequence ATGGCGGCCACGGAACCTGATTACGCGGATGTGCTCATCATCGGGGCCGGTATCTCCGGAATCGGTGCGGCCTACCGCATCCACGAGAAGAACCCTCGCCTGACGTACACGATCCTGGAGCGCCGCGCACGCATCGGTGGCACGTGGGACCTGTTCCGCTATCCGGGAATCCGTTCCGACAGCGACATCTTCACGCTCAGCTTCCCGTACGAACCGTGGACCCGGCCCGAGACCGTCGCCGACGGCGCCGACATCCGCGAATATCTCACCGCCACGGCACGCAGGTACGGCATCGACCAGCACATCCGGTTCGACACCCGGGTGCTCTCGGCGGATTGGGATTCGACCACCGACACCTGGAACGTGCAGGCACAGCATGACGGACAGGCCCGGACCTACCGGGCGCGGTTCGTCTTCTTCGGCACCGGTTACTACAACTACGACGAGCCCTACACCCCCGGATTTCCCGGGATCGAGAATTTCCGCGGTGAGGTGGTGCACCCGCAATTCTGGCCGGAGGCGCTGGATTACACGCGCAAGCGGGTGGTGGTGATCGGCAGCGGCGCCACCGCGATCAGCTTGATTCCCGCGCTGGCCCGCCGGGCCGGTCACGTGACCATGTTGCAGCGCTCACCGACCTACATGTTGTCGCTGGCGCGTATCGACCCGGCGGTGCAACGGATTCGGAAGATGCTGCCGCGCAGCGTTTCTCACCAGGTCGTCCGCTTCCGAAACGCGATGGTCCAGGTGCTGCTGTTCGTCATGTTCCGCAAGGCGCCCGAGTTTGGTCGCCGGCTCGTCCGCAACCGCACGGTCGCGGCGCTGCCCTCGGGCTATCCCGTCGACGTGCATTTCAGGCCGCGATACAACCCCTGGGATCAGCGCATGTGCTTCGTGGTCGACGACGATCTGTTCGAGCACATCAGCGACGGGCGGGCCGACGTGGTGACCGATCACATCGACCATGTGGACGGCGACGGCATCGTGTTGCGCTCCGGTGCTCGCGTCGACGCCGACATCATCGTCACCGCAACGGGTTTACAGTTGCAGGCGCTCGGCGGCGTCACCCTGAGCATCGACGGCACCGAGATGAAGCCGACCGAGCGCTTCGTCTACAAGGAGTATCTGCTCGAGGACGTCCCGAACATGGCGTGGTGCATCGGATATACCAACGCGTCGTGGACGCTGCGCGCCGACATGACTGCCCGGGCCGTGGCGAAGCTGTTGGCGTACATGGACTCCCACGGATATACCCACGCCTACCCGCACCGGGGACCGGGCCCCATGCAGGAGAAGCGGACCTGGGATCTTGAGGCCGGCTACATCCAGCGCGCCGAACATGCGCTGCCCCGTTCGGGCACCAAGCGACCATGGCATGTTCGGCACAACTATCTGCTCGATGCCATCGACCACCGGTTCGACCGCATCGAGGAGTCGATGGTGTTCGGCCGTGCCCCCGCCGTGGCCCGCTCCGACTCCGAGTCCGGTGCCGAGTCCGTCGCCTAG
- a CDS encoding TIGR03617 family F420-dependent LLM class oxidoreductase, whose protein sequence is MTALFGPTDAIDRAHALREAGARGVFTFEGPHDVFAPLTLASTVGGLDLLTNVAIAFPRNPIQLAHQAVDHQLLSGGRFTLGLGTQIRTQIEKRYGADFDRPVARMTELIAALRAIFAAWQTGERLNFHGEFYRHTLMTPTFTPRDNPYGPPPIYVGALGPRLTRATAQFADGLLVMPFGSRRFLHDVTLPAVRDGLGASGRELADFAVVPEIIVSVGSEQDPTHDATRRLLAFYGSTPAYRPVLDVHGWGDLQPELNALSKQGRWQDMGSLIDDEMLHTIAACGSPSDIAAHIRDRVQGVSNRVCLYQPGPIPVDSLAEIVDCLGT, encoded by the coding sequence ATGACGGCGTTGTTCGGGCCGACGGACGCGATCGACCGGGCTCACGCGCTGCGGGAGGCCGGTGCACGCGGCGTGTTCACCTTCGAAGGCCCGCACGACGTGTTCGCGCCACTGACGTTGGCGTCGACCGTCGGTGGCCTGGACCTGCTGACCAACGTCGCAATCGCTTTTCCGCGCAACCCCATTCAGCTGGCCCATCAGGCCGTCGACCATCAATTGCTGTCCGGCGGGCGATTCACCCTGGGATTGGGCACGCAGATCCGGACCCAGATCGAAAAGCGTTACGGCGCAGACTTCGATCGCCCGGTGGCCCGGATGACCGAACTGATCGCCGCGCTGCGAGCGATCTTCGCGGCCTGGCAGACAGGCGAACGGCTGAACTTTCACGGCGAGTTCTACCGGCACACGCTGATGACACCCACATTCACGCCGCGGGACAACCCCTACGGTCCGCCGCCGATCTATGTCGGTGCCCTCGGCCCGCGGCTGACGCGCGCGACCGCCCAATTCGCCGACGGGCTGCTGGTCATGCCGTTCGGTTCTCGACGGTTCCTGCACGACGTGACGCTGCCCGCGGTGCGTGACGGGCTGGGCGCCTCCGGTCGCGAACTCGCTGATTTCGCGGTGGTCCCGGAGATCATCGTGTCGGTCGGCTCAGAGCAGGATCCGACTCACGACGCGACGCGGCGGCTCCTGGCGTTCTACGGGTCCACCCCGGCGTATCGGCCCGTGCTCGACGTGCACGGCTGGGGGGACCTGCAGCCGGAACTCAATGCGCTGTCCAAGCAGGGCCGCTGGCAGGACATGGGTTCGCTGATCGACGACGAGATGCTGCACACCATCGCCGCGTGCGGTAGCCCCAGCGACATCGCCGCGCACATCCGTGACCGGGTGCAGGGGGTGTCCAACCGGGTGTGCCTGTATCAGCCCGGTCCGATCCCGGTTGATTCGCTGGCCGAGATCGTTGACTGCCTGGGCACCTGA
- a CDS encoding flavin monoamine oxidase family protein has product MSIPTNADVVVVGAGFAGLAAARQLESLGHDVLVLEGRDRVGGRSSTTTIAGVPVDLGGTFVGPTQDAVLKLAAELGCETVPTYCRGKNLIRWHGKVRSYRSTIPKLSIIELVDVSRIQWRFERLRRQVRVSEPWSGATARKLDQITMERWLRSVHASASTRNLMAIVSRVTWGAEPDAVSMLHAVRYIRAAGGLGRLLDVKGGAQQDRFPAGTQQIALRMAEELGERVVLGTPVQRIERRPDGGVVVGYAGGQVSARAVIVAIAPQQRAQIAFAPPLPTQYTELTKHWPQGTLSKAYAAYDKPFWRAAGCSGEALSDEGPVFITFDVSPEDGPGILLGFTDARAFDPLPAEQRRDQALAGFARLFGKAALKPIDYVDHCWGTEAFAPGGPTAAVPPRSWTTYGPWLRKPVDGIFWAGTETADRWTGFLDGAVRSGQRAATEVAEALASSS; this is encoded by the coding sequence ATGAGCATCCCAACCAACGCCGACGTCGTCGTGGTGGGGGCCGGATTCGCCGGGCTGGCGGCCGCCCGCCAACTGGAGAGCCTCGGGCACGACGTGCTGGTACTCGAGGGCCGCGACCGGGTCGGCGGCCGTTCGTCGACCACCACGATCGCCGGTGTCCCGGTGGACCTGGGCGGCACGTTCGTCGGACCGACACAGGACGCGGTGCTCAAGCTGGCCGCCGAGCTGGGCTGCGAGACCGTGCCGACCTACTGCCGCGGCAAGAACCTGATCCGCTGGCACGGCAAGGTCCGGTCGTACCGCAGCACCATCCCGAAACTGTCGATCATCGAACTGGTCGACGTCTCGCGCATCCAGTGGAGGTTCGAGCGGCTGCGCCGCCAGGTCCGGGTGTCCGAGCCGTGGAGCGGCGCCACCGCCCGCAAACTCGACCAGATCACCATGGAGCGCTGGCTGCGGTCGGTGCACGCGAGCGCCTCGACGCGCAACCTGATGGCGATCGTGTCCCGGGTCACCTGGGGTGCCGAACCGGATGCGGTGTCGATGCTGCATGCCGTGCGCTACATCAGAGCCGCAGGCGGGCTGGGCCGCTTGCTCGACGTCAAAGGCGGTGCTCAGCAGGACCGCTTCCCGGCCGGCACGCAGCAGATCGCCCTGCGGATGGCCGAGGAACTGGGCGAGCGCGTGGTGCTCGGGACGCCCGTGCAGCGCATCGAACGCCGACCGGACGGCGGCGTCGTGGTCGGCTACGCGGGCGGTCAGGTGTCGGCCCGCGCGGTGATCGTGGCGATCGCACCCCAGCAGCGGGCACAGATCGCGTTCGCCCCGCCGCTGCCCACGCAGTACACGGAGCTGACCAAGCACTGGCCGCAGGGCACGTTGAGCAAGGCGTACGCCGCCTACGACAAGCCGTTCTGGCGGGCAGCCGGGTGCTCGGGTGAGGCGTTGTCCGACGAGGGGCCGGTGTTCATCACGTTCGACGTCAGCCCCGAGGACGGTCCCGGCATCCTGCTCGGGTTCACCGACGCCCGGGCGTTCGACCCGCTGCCCGCCGAGCAACGACGCGACCAGGCGCTTGCCGGCTTCGCCAGGCTGTTCGGCAAGGCCGCGTTGAAACCCATCGATTACGTCGACCATTGTTGGGGCACAGAGGCATTCGCCCCGGGCGGACCGACAGCGGCCGTGCCGCCGAGGTCCTGGACGACCTACGGGCCCTGGCTGCGCAAACCGGTGGACGGCATCTTCTGGGCCGGCACCGAGACGGCCGACCGGTGGACGGGATTCCTCGACGGGGCCGTGCGCTCCGGGCAACGCGCGGCCACCGAGGTCGCCGAGGCGCTCGCGAGCTCTAGCTGA